CGAGGTGCTCGACGTCGACATCTCGATGCGCTGCTCCTCGGGCACCTACGTGCGCGCGGTCGCCCGCGACGCCGGCGCGGCGCTGGGCACCGGCGGCCACCTCACGGCGCTGCGCCGCACCGCGGTGGGCCCCTACGACCTCGACGTGGCCCGCACCCTCGAAGACCTGGCCGACGACTTCGCGGTGCTGCCGCTGGCCACCGCTGCCCGGGCCGCGTTCGCGAGCCTCGACCTCGACGAGCAGCAGGCGCGCGACGTACGTGTCGGCCGCCCGATCGACGTCCCGCTCGAGGAGATGACGGGGGTCTTCGACCCCGACGGTGAGTTCCTGGCGCTCTACGAGCCGCGCGAGGGCCGGGCGCGCCCGGTCGCGGTGTTCGTGCAGGGTTGAGCCGGGGATAGGGTCGTGACCGTGCAGCTCTGGCGTTCCCTGGACGACGTGCCCGCCGACCTGGCCCGCACCGTCGTCACCATCGGCAACTTCGACGGCGTGCACCTGGGCCACCGCCAGGTGCTGGCCCGGGCCCGGCGGGTCGCCGACGACCGCGGCCTGACCCTGGTGGTCGTGACCTTCGACCCGCACCCGATGGCCGTGCTGCGCCCCGAGCACGCCCCCACCTCGCTGACCACGCTCGAGGCGCGGGCCGAGCTGCTGGCCGAGGCCGGCGCCGACGCCGTGCTGGCGCTGCCCTTCGACCGCGACGTGGCCTCCTGGACGCCCGAGGAGTTCGTCGACCGGGTGCTGGTCGACGGCCTGGGCGCCGCCGCCGTCGTCGTGGGGGCCAACTTCCGCTTCGGGCACCGGGCCGCCGGTGACGTGGCGACCCTGGTGGCGCTGGGCGCCGACCGTGACCTGGACGCCGAGGGCATCGAGCTCGACGGGGGACCGCAGGTGTGGTCCTCCACCTACGTGCGCACCTGCCTGGCGGCCGGCGACGTCGCCGGCGCGGCGGAGGCCCTGGGCCGGCCCTACGCCGTGCGTGGCGAGGTCGTGCGCGGCGACCAGCGCGGCCGGGACCTGGGCTACCCGACCGCCAACGTGCCGGTCGGCCCGCGCAGCGCGGCCCCGGCCGACGGCGTGTACGCCGGGTGGCTGCGCCGCCTCGACACGGGGGAGAGCCTGCCCGGCGCGATCAGCGTCGGCACCAACCCCACCTTCGCCGGCGAGCGCGAGCGCCGCGTCGAGACCTACGTCCTCGACCGCACCGACCTCGACCTGTACGGCGTCGAGGTGGAGGTCGGCTTCGTCGACCGGCTGCGCGGGATGGTCGCCTTCGACTCCGTCGAGGAGCTGCTCGAGCAGATGGCCGACGACGTGGACCGCGCCCGCGAGGCGCTGCGCCCGGCACCGGGGGTCTGAGCCGGTGCCCTCGCGTCCCTCGCTGCCGCTGCGCGGGCGCCACGGCCGCGGCGAGGACCCGCTCGAGCGCACCGACGCGTGGTTCCTGGCCAACGGGCTGTCCTACTTCGTGCCCGAGAAGCGCTCCGAGGCCAGGGCCGCGCTCTCGCCCCGCCGCACCGTGCCGCGCCTGCTGCTGGTGGCGCTGGTCGCCGCCGCGGGCGGGGCGGCGCTGGCCTGGGTGACCGGGCAGGTGAGCGCCGCGCCGGCGGTCGTGCTGTCGCTGGTCATCGCCGCCACCGTGGTCTACGCGCTGACGGTGCTGCACGCGCGCCCGATCGTGACGTGGGCGCTGGCGCGCACCGTGGCCGGGCTGCGCTCGCTGCTGCCGCTGGCCACCCGGGCGCTGCCGCTGCTGCTGGTCTTCGTGACCTTCCTCTTCATCAACGCCGAGGTCTGGCAGCTCGCCGCCGAGCTGGAGACCGGTGCGCTGTGGCTGGTGGTGCTGCTCTTCGCCGTGCTCGCGGTGGCGTTCCTGGGCGTGCGCCTGCCCGAGGAGGTCGACAAGGTCGACGACGAGGTCGACGACGCCTTCCTCGTGCGCGCCTGCGCCGGCACCCCGCTGGAGGCCGAGTGCGCCCGCCTGGTGGCCGACCCCGACGCCGACCCGGCGTCGTACGCGACGGTCACCGGCTTCGAGCGCGCCAACCTGGTGCTCGCGATGGTCGTCATCCAGGCCGCGCAGGTGCTGCTGATGGCCGGCGGCGTGCTGATCTTCTTCCTGCTCTTCGGGGCGCTGACGATGGGCGTCGACGTGCAGGCCGCCTGGACCGGCCAGGCGGTCGACGAGATCACCAAGCTGCCCTACCTGGTGCAGG
The Nocardioides marinisabuli genome window above contains:
- a CDS encoding bifunctional riboflavin kinase/FAD synthetase → MQLWRSLDDVPADLARTVVTIGNFDGVHLGHRQVLARARRVADDRGLTLVVVTFDPHPMAVLRPEHAPTSLTTLEARAELLAEAGADAVLALPFDRDVASWTPEEFVDRVLVDGLGAAAVVVGANFRFGHRAAGDVATLVALGADRDLDAEGIELDGGPQVWSSTYVRTCLAAGDVAGAAEALGRPYAVRGEVVRGDQRGRDLGYPTANVPVGPRSAAPADGVYAGWLRRLDTGESLPGAISVGTNPTFAGERERRVETYVLDRTDLDLYGVEVEVGFVDRLRGMVAFDSVEELLEQMADDVDRAREALRPAPGV